One region of Candidatus Acidiferrales bacterium genomic DNA includes:
- a CDS encoding UDP-glucose/GDP-mannose dehydrogenase family protein — protein sequence MRISVIGAGYVGLVTGACFAELGHHVLCTDNDASKIKTLEAGGLPIFEPGLDAVVDRNHREGRLSFSADPANAVAEGDVVFICVGTPPLPNGDADLSGIDHVAKMIASEAKTDKLIVEKSTVPAQTGQQLKKVLEIYGRGKTVRFRVASNPEFLREGTAVGDFLHPDRIVVGVDDEIAEKKLREIYQPVLEQKFRCPVHDGACPAVRAPEWVVTTINSAELIKHASNSFLAIKVSYANMVADLAEKLGANIEEVMHGVGLDPRIGPQFFRPGLGFGGFCLPKDLQAFVRLAERNGVDFALLRETEKINHRRIDLFIEKLRQSLWVLKGKKIGVLGLAFKANTDDIRFAPSLELIKRLLPEGVLLAAYDPQAMEKIAGVFPELNCVANAYEAAQGADALLIVTEWEEFRALDWKRIHGSMARPLVLDGRNLLSSETMQALGFEYRAIGKPELPVEKSVSSLAS from the coding sequence GTGCGGATTTCGGTCATTGGCGCGGGATATGTAGGGCTTGTCACCGGCGCGTGCTTCGCCGAACTTGGCCATCACGTCCTTTGCACGGATAACGATGCCTCCAAAATCAAGACGCTCGAGGCAGGTGGCCTTCCGATTTTTGAGCCGGGCCTGGATGCAGTGGTGGACCGGAACCACAGGGAAGGCCGGCTCTCTTTTTCCGCCGATCCTGCGAATGCCGTCGCCGAAGGAGATGTGGTTTTCATCTGCGTCGGAACCCCTCCACTGCCGAATGGCGACGCCGATCTGAGTGGCATCGATCACGTGGCGAAGATGATCGCGTCCGAGGCGAAAACCGACAAGCTGATCGTGGAAAAAAGCACAGTCCCCGCGCAAACGGGGCAGCAATTGAAAAAAGTGCTGGAAATCTATGGCCGCGGCAAGACGGTTCGTTTCCGCGTGGCGTCGAATCCAGAGTTTCTACGGGAGGGCACGGCTGTCGGTGATTTTCTGCATCCCGACCGCATCGTCGTCGGTGTGGACGATGAAATTGCGGAAAAAAAGCTGCGTGAGATTTACCAGCCGGTCCTCGAACAGAAATTCCGCTGTCCCGTCCACGATGGCGCCTGTCCAGCGGTGCGCGCGCCGGAGTGGGTGGTCACAACAATCAACAGCGCCGAACTCATCAAACACGCTTCGAACTCATTCTTGGCCATCAAAGTTTCCTACGCCAACATGGTCGCCGACCTTGCCGAAAAACTTGGCGCGAATATCGAAGAAGTCATGCATGGCGTTGGACTCGACCCGCGCATCGGTCCGCAATTTTTCCGGCCCGGATTGGGATTCGGCGGCTTTTGTCTCCCGAAGGATTTGCAAGCCTTCGTGCGCCTTGCCGAACGCAATGGTGTCGATTTCGCTCTGCTTCGCGAAACAGAAAAAATCAATCACCGGCGCATCGACCTTTTCATCGAAAAATTGCGCCAGTCGCTCTGGGTGCTCAAGGGCAAGAAAATCGGCGTGCTCGGTTTAGCCTTTAAAGCCAACACCGACGATATCCGCTTCGCGCCCTCCCTCGAATTGATCAAGCGTCTCCTGCCGGAAGGAGTGCTCCTCGCCGCATATGACCCCCAGGCCATGGAAAAGATCGCCGGCGTTTTTCCCGAGTTGAATTGCGTTGCGAACGCCTATGAAGCAGCGCAGGGCGCGGATGCTTTGCTGATCGTCACTGAGTGGGAGGAGTTCCGCGCGCTGGACTGGAAGCGCATCCACGGCAGTATGGCGCGCCCCTTGGTGCTCGATGGGAGGAATTTGCTTTCGTCGGAAACGATGCAGGCACTCGGCTTCGAATATCGTGCCATCGGCAAGCCGGAGCTTCCCGTGGAAAAATCAGTTTCCTCGCTGGCTTCCTGA
- a CDS encoding UDP-glucuronic acid decarboxylase family protein yields the protein MENRLRAVITGGAGFLGSHLCDQMIERGWEVACFDNLITGAEANVQHLMNNPRFRFVRQDVSQSIDISGPIDAVLHFASPASPDDYLKYPIETMKVGSLGTLNALEMARAKRCRFLVASTSECYGDPEVSPQVETYWGHVNSIGPRSVYDEAKRFSEALTMAYHRTHGVDTRIVRIFNTYGPRMRLNDGRALPNFLYQALSGQSITVYGDGKQTRSFCYVSDLIEGILRLLDSQEHLPVNIGNPQEITILEFAERVRELTGNHVSIAFRPLPQDDPKRRCPDITKARKLLHWEPKVGLEEGLKLTLAYFEKKMAEEQAKSGSQRGN from the coding sequence ATGGAGAATCGATTGCGAGCAGTGATTACCGGAGGGGCAGGATTTCTGGGTTCGCATCTGTGCGACCAGATGATCGAGCGCGGATGGGAGGTCGCATGCTTCGACAATCTCATTACCGGCGCCGAGGCAAATGTCCAGCACCTGATGAACAATCCGCGGTTTCGCTTCGTGCGCCAGGACGTATCGCAATCCATCGACATTTCCGGGCCAATTGACGCCGTGCTGCACTTCGCCTCGCCCGCAAGCCCCGACGATTATTTGAAGTATCCGATTGAGACGATGAAAGTCGGTTCGCTGGGCACGCTGAATGCACTGGAAATGGCGCGCGCGAAAAGGTGCCGCTTCCTCGTGGCTTCGACTTCGGAGTGTTACGGCGATCCGGAAGTTAGCCCTCAGGTGGAAACCTACTGGGGCCACGTGAACTCGATTGGCCCCCGGAGCGTTTACGATGAGGCCAAGCGATTTTCCGAAGCGCTGACGATGGCGTATCACCGCACGCATGGTGTTGATACGCGCATCGTGCGAATTTTCAACACGTACGGCCCGCGCATGCGGCTGAATGACGGCCGCGCACTGCCGAATTTTCTTTACCAGGCGCTTTCCGGCCAGTCCATCACGGTTTATGGCGACGGCAAGCAGACGCGCAGCTTCTGCTACGTTTCGGATTTGATCGAAGGCATCTTGCGATTGCTCGACTCCCAGGAACACCTGCCGGTGAACATCGGAAATCCGCAGGAAATCACGATTCTGGAATTTGCCGAGCGCGTTCGCGAACTCACTGGCAACCACGTTTCCATTGCTTTCCGCCCGCTGCCACAGGATGACCCGAAGCGCCGGTGCCCCGACATCACCAAGGCGCGGAAGCTCCTGCATTGGGAGCCAAAAGTAGGCCTGGAAGAGGGGTTGAAGCTGACGCTGGCGTACTTCGAAAAAAAAATGGCGGAAGAGCAGGCGAAATCAGGAAGCCAGCGAGGAAACTGA